In one Plutella xylostella chromosome 20, ilPluXylo3.1, whole genome shotgun sequence genomic region, the following are encoded:
- the LOC119691751 gene encoding dynein light chain roadblock-type 2: MATEVEETIKRIQAHKGVIGVIIVNHEGIPIKSSLDNATSVLYSGLIGQLTEKARNVVREMDSTNDLTFLRVRSRRHEILIAPDREFILMVIQNTSD; encoded by the exons atg GCCACCGAAGTCGAAGAAACTATCAAGAGAATCCAGGCGCACAAGGGTGTCATAGGCGTCATCATAGTCAACCATGAAG GGATTCCAATTAAAAGCTCATTGGACAATGCCACTTCAGTGCTCTATTCTGGGCTCATTGGTCAACTCACCGAAAAAGCCAGGAATGTTGTCAGGGAAATG GACTCAACCAATGACTTGACATTCCTGAGGGTGCGTAGCCGGAGACACGAGATCCTCATTGCACCAGACAGAGAATTCATACTCATGGTCATACAGAACACATCTGACTAG
- the LOC119691673 gene encoding SH3 domain-binding protein 5, translated as MNDSGTESTEALDPRVQIELERLNSATDEINRLEVELDEARLQFRRLVAEGHLRFQQLTKKLGTSVHKARPYYEARFRANITSQELHAANLVYDKANSAHSAAREMVFLAEQGLARLAEGGEVVTLDPAWQEMLNHATARVNQAEADRAAATITQRSRQATHRAAAALVQQLQANLKRHIAKSRPYFEEKARLNTALEAQKAKIQTLEQQVAESKQKYSSALRNLERISDEIHKHRSRRQSTKNDIKHPAPLEPQNLDELCQADDSMDASVRAWLRRVHSGDETWTEIDLDYSSPEEMSFEKCSLRPLSPPSTSPSPPSAPRSPCAASHVSAASPRRIIASARAAAPRADPRRPSLDALLTNTAGKVKDMFQGFSLFGERRGSESAPRTPRRAPSPRGDRSSTEDERFSDTDSLASMEMLTDDQIASLMLDAQLEAVCERLAGVRADKSPVEPPNGERY; from the exons atgaacGACAGTGGAACTGAAAGTACAGAAGCCTTGGATCCTAGAGTTCAG ATAGAACTAGAGCGTCTTAACTCAGCGACAGATGAGATAAACCGCTTGGAAGTTGAGTTAGATGAAGCGCGGCTCCAGTTCCGGAGACTGGTGGCCGAGGGCCACCTCCGCTTCCAACAGCTGACCAAGAAGCTCGGCACCAGCGTGCACAAAGCCCGGCCATACTATGAGGCCAGGTTTAGGGCTAACATT ACATCACAAGAGCTGCATGCAGCTAACCTGGTATATGACAAAGCTAACAGTGCACACTCGGCCGCCAGAGAAATG GTGTTCCTAGCGGAGCAGGGGCTGGCGCGGCTGGCGGAGGGCGGCGAGGTGGTCACGCTGGACCCCGCCTGGCAGGAGATGCTCAACCACGCCACCGCCAGGGTCAACCAG GCGGAAGCAGACCGCGCGGCGGCCACCATCACACAGCGCTCGCGGCAGGCGACCcatcgcgccgccgccgcgctcgtGCAGCAGCTGCAGGCCAACCTGAAGAGACACATCGCCAAGTCCAG GCCATATTTCGAAGAGAAAGCGCGCCTCAACACCGCCCTAGAAGCGCAGAAAGCCAAGATTCAAACCCTGGAGCAGCAAGTGGCGGAGTCCAAGCAGAAGTACTCCAGTGCACTGAGGAACCTCGAGAGAATCTCCGATGAAATACACAAGCATAGGTCTAGGAGACAGTCCACTAAGAATG ACATCAAGCACCCAGCGCCTCTAGAACCACAAAACCTCGACGAGCTCTGCCAGGCCGACGACTCGATGGACGCGAGCGTGCGCGCGTGGCTGCGGCGCGTGCACAGCGGCGACGAGACGTGGACCGAGATCGACCTGGACTACTCGAGCCCCGAGGAG ATGAGCTTCGAAAAATGCTCCCTCCGCCCGCTCTCCCCTCCCTCCACgtccccctcccccccctccGCCCCGCGCTCCCCTTGCGCCGCCAGCCACGTGTCGGCGGCGTCCCCGCGGCGCATCATCgcgagcgcgcgcgccgccgccccgcgcgcgGACCCTCGCCGGCCCAGCCTCGACGCGCTGCTGACGAATACTGCCGGGAAGGTCAAGGATATGTTTCAAG GTTTCTCTCTATTCGGCGAGCGCCGCGGCTCGGAGTCGGCCCCGCGcaccccgcgccgcgcgccctCCCCCCGCGGAGACCGCTCGTCTACTGAGGATGAGCGGTTCAGTGATACTGATAGTCTGGCCAG CATGGAGATGCTGACGGACGACCAGATAGCTTCCCTCATGCTGGACGCTCAACTAGAAGCAGTCTGCGAGCGACTGGCCGGCGTCAGAGCAGACAAGTCTCCAGTAGAACCACCCAATGGGGAGCGATATTGA